The sequence AGCTCCTCTTCGTTGATGCTGTTTCTGCGATGGGCGGTGCGGACATCAAGTTCGACAAGTGGGGTCTCGACCTCGTCTTTGCAAGCAGTCAGAAGGCCTTCGGCGTCCCGCCGGGGCTGGCAATGGCAGCCGTGAGCGAGCGCGTCTTTGAGATAGCCGAGAAGATGCCGGAGCGCGGCTGGTACTTCGACTTACCCCTCTACAGGAAGTTCAATGCGAAGAAGAAGGGAACGCCCTCAACGCCTCCACTTCCGCAGATATTCGGCCTCAACGTCGTCCTAAGGATCATCGAGAAGATGGGCGGCAAAGAGGCCTGGCTTGACATGTACAGGAAGAGGAGCGAGATGATACGCGAGGGCGTCAGGGAGATGGGCCTTGGAATCCTTGCGGAGCCCGGCTACGAGAGCCCGACAATCACCGCGGTCGTCGTCCCCGAGGGAATGAAGGGCGTCGACGTATACAACGCCATGCGCGAGCGCGGCTTCGAGCTTGCCAAGGGCTACGGAAGCGTCGCCGAGAAGACCTTCAGGATTGGAAACATGGGCTACATGACCTTCGACGACATCCGCGAGATGCTCGACAACCTCAGGGAAGTCATAGAAAAGCTTAAGGCCTGATTTCTCTTTCTTTTTAACTATGCGGAGGAGAACGGTTCTAGTAGTCCTGTGGCTTATCGGAAACGTCTTCGTCTTCTGGGCGATTGCTTTAACCGCGAGCGGTTACTCCCTGGAGGGCTATCTCCCCTGGGAAAGCTCCAAGGTTTTTACCTATTCTCCGGTTCTTCACTCCAAACCCGGCGACGAGCCGACTGAAATCCTCTACATGGTCGGGCGGAACGGCGAGCTGTACTATTACATCGTCTGGCGTGACGAGTACTTCAGCAACTACCTGATAGACAAGCTCTACCGCCTCATGAGGGGCTTAATCTACGGCACCAGCGAGGACGTTGAGGTCTTTGAGGTGGTTCCCGAGAACGGCTCGTTTTACTTTCAGACTTACGATCACTCATCCGTTCACGGGAAGATACTTCCAGACGGCTCGTGTCTGTGGCCCGAACGCGGGCTGACGGTTCCTAACTGCACCGTTAACGGAACCCATGTGAAGCTCTACGTGGTCACCTGGAATCACATGCTCTCGCTCTTTCCCGAGAACGACACCGTGCAGGTTTTCCCAGAGATGAGACACATGACTCCTGAGGACTATGTAGCGCTTGGCATGGTCAAGCGAACGAAGTACAGCATCGCGGGCATAGCCTTCGACTCGCTAACAGCATCTCTTGTAGTCACGGTTCTCCTGAACCTCATTCTCCTTGTCCTCTTGAAGCGGAAGCTCCTCTTAAGGGGAAGAAGAAAAAACGTGAGAAACCGCCTGTGATTAAACGAGAGGTTTGAGCTCCCCGTTCTCTATTTTGTAAATCTTGTTTATCTTTTTCATCCCAGTTCTCCAGTCCCTGCTCAGCTCCACGAGGACGTCAAAGCGGTCGAAGGTCTTCTCATCTATTCTGAGCCAGTGCATGACTTCCCCCTTCAGGTCGTTGGTCATCGCCAGGGAAGTGATGATAAATGCGTAGTCGTCTATCAGTCTATCCAGAATCCTCGGGACGCTCACGGTGTGGAGGGTGTCTATCACGATGTAGTCAGGGTCAATTTTTCTGAGCTTCTCGATGACTTCTTCCGTTCGCTCATCGGTCGAACGCCGGTCGAAGGCCGTATCGATGACCTCGATGTTCGGCTTAAACGGCTTGAACTCACCGTATGCAGTTACTACCGCTATCTTCCAGTCGTCCGGGACGTAGTGGAGTAAAGCCTCCACCAGCTTCGTCTTTCCGCTCCTGCTCGTGCCGACTACGAGGATGTCCTTCTTTTCAAGGACTGCTTCCCTCAACAGCTCCATCTGCTCGGGCCTCGCCGAGCCGTACCGTATCAAGTCCTCGGGCTTGAAGATGTAGACGCCCATTCGGTTCACCATAGGTAGTTCTCGCCAGAGGTTATAATTCTGCCGTTTGAGCGGTTGTGCCTTTGAAATTCTTCTTTGATGTTATGACACCATATTTGGTATTTTCTTGTCATTTTCTCGTGAATTCTCTGAAAATTTCATCATTTTTGGCGAAAATTCAAAATTTTCTGCACAAATGCAATAAACCCGAAGGCACTCTGACGAAAATTGGGTGGTCGGTATGAACGCTCTCCAAATCGTAAGCAGGAAAATTGACCCGATTGTCGAGGTTCAGACGAGGGCCATAGCGTATCTCACCGGTGAGCTGTCAAGGAAGGGCTTCAGGTGGCTCCTCCCCGTCATGCTCAGCACCGTCACCGACCCACTCTGGCCCGACCCCTCGGCGGAGAGCGCAATAAGACCTCCAGAGATCGAAGCCTACGGCTCAAGGCTCCGCCTCATGCACAGCATGATACTACACAAGCAAATGGCAGTGGCGATGGGAATAGACAAGCTCTTCATCCTCTCTCCAAACGTGAGGCTTGAGAGCCGTTCGGCTGACGACGGAAGGCACGCCTACGAGTTCACCCAGCTCGACTTCGAGATTGCCCACGCGAGCATGGACGACGTTATGGGCCTGATAGAGGAGCTCATCGTCGGCCTGTTCCGCGAGCTGAGACCTTTCGTCTGGGAGTCCTTCGAGAGGGAGCTTCCGAAGCCGAGGAGGCCATTCAAGCGCTTCACCCTTGAGGAAATCCGCGAGGAGTTCGGAAGCGAGGAGGAGGCGAGTAGAGAGCTTGAAGAGCCCTTCTGGATAATAGACATAGAGAGGGAGTTTTACGACAGGGAAGACCCTGAGAGACCCGGCCACTTCAGGAACTACGACCTCTACCTACCTGAAGGCTACGGCGAGGTTTCCAGTGGCGGCGAGAGGGAGTGGGAGTATGAAGTCATCGTCAGGAAGATGAAGAGGGCAGGGATAAGCCTTGAGGCCTTCAGACCGTACCTTGAGGTCGCAAAGGCCGGCCTCCTTAAGCCCAGCGCCGGTGCGGGAATCGGCGTCGAGAGGCTAATCCGCTACATAGTTGGTGCAAAGCACATCGCCGAGGTTCAGCCCTTCCCGAGGATTCCGGGTGTTCCTGCGGTCATCTAATAAATAAGTGAAGGTTAAAGCCCCTGCAAAAATTCCTCAGCTTTTTCGATTTCCCCCTTCTCTGCGAGCTTCAGGACGGCAGTGTAGAGACCTATGAGTTCGAGGTTTTCTCCGGGGTTCTCGATTAGCCCATCGATGCGCTTCTCAAGCTCCCGCCTGAGGTTTTCAAGGGCGCCCTCGGAGTAACCGGCTAAGATTGCAAATTTATCCTCACGCAGTATGGGTGTGTTAGTTGGTGGGTGTTCCCCGCCAAGTATTGAAGAGATCACAGCCTTTGTGTCTTCGTATACGTGGTAGTAATCTACTGGCACCTCTTTCTCTCGCAGTAACCCCTTTTCTTTTATTTTTCCCTTCTTCTTAGGCAACGTTTTAGGGATGACCACCGCTACTCGCCTCCAATGTTCTTAGGTTCAAATCTTCAGATAAGCCTTTCGAACTCCGCCAAATCCCAAACCAAAAATCCCTCTTCCTTCAGCTCTTCCTTCCCTTCAACACCCTTAGCCACCACTCCGTAGCTCTTCTCCCAGCCTTCCAGACCCACCAACTCAGCCTTCCTCTCCAAGTCCTTCAAAATCCCTCTTGCTTCCCTTTCACTCAGCTCCTTCCACTTCACCTCGACAAGCAAAGCCTTCCTCTCCCGCTCGTTCAAAGCGACTAAATCAATCTCCTCTCCCCTTCTCCACCACCTTCCGATTTTCGTGAACTTAAATGGCAACTGTCCAGCCCTGTTCAGCTCGATTAAGAACTGCTTTGCGACCTCCTCGAAAACAGGACCAAGGTATTGGTTAAACTCCTCTTTTATCTCATCGACAACGTCAAAGCCCATCTCAATCTCGCTCTTCCTCGGGTAGACGAAGCGGAACCAGAAGGCAAAGAGGTTGTCGCTTATCCGGTAGATGCCCCTCCTCCCACCAGTGACCGGGAATTCCTCCCTTACGTAGCCCATCTCCTGAAGGACGCCGAGGTACTTCCCGAGGGAGTTCTTCTCAATCCTCGCCCCCTCGGCTATCTGGCCGAATCGGTTGTAGCCGAGTGCTATCGCCCGAAGGATGGAGAAGTAACGCGAAACATCGCGGAGCTCCTCGCGCAGGAGATACTTTGGCTCATCGTAGTATTTGGCCCCCTTGGACAGCAGCAGACGCCTCAGATTTTCCCAGAAGTCAATGTTAGGGTTGTAGTCGGCCCAGTACTGTGGAACACCGCCGAATACCCCGTAAACCCTCACGGCATCTTCGAGACTCAGGGGATGGAACTTCCTCACGCTGAAAAAGCCCATCTCCTCAACCTTCCACGCGCCTGTCCTCCTGCCGTAGAGGGGCGACTTTGCCGAGAGAACCCCTTCCATGAAGGAGACGAGGGAACCGCAGAGAATCAGCATTATCTTCGTCCCAGACAGGCTTGTATCCCAGTACTTCTGAAGAACGCTGAGAAATTCCCTGTGAGCCTTGGCTATGTACTGAACCTCATCTATCACAACGACCAGTCTCTTCCGGCTCTTCTCTGCGAGGTACGCGAAGAAGGCCCTCCAGTTCCGCAGGGGGTTCTCCCTCAGCACAGGGTCATCGAAATAATCCGCCAGCCTCTCCGAAAAGTCCTCAAGAATTGTCTCACTCTCCTCCGCAAGAAGATAAAGCCCGTTGACCTCAGAGAGAAACCTCTGAAGAAGGTAGGTCTTCCCTACCCTCCTCCGACCGTAGAGTATTATCAGCTCCGCGGCCCCTGAATCATACTTCTCCTTCAGGAACTCAAGCTCCCGCTCCCGGTCTATAAACTTACTCGCGAGTATCATACTCTAGAGTACGAATCATGACTTATAAAGGTTTTGGAAAAGAAAATCACGAGAAAAGCTCCAGCGGTGAGTAGCCTTCCCTCGCCCTCTCCATTTTCAGCTCCATTCCGAAGGCGTTGGTGACGGTTCCGCTTTTCTCGGCCCAGAGGCCGGCAGGGACTACCAGCACGTCCCTGTTAAGTTTTAGCTCCGCCCTTCCCACCACGACGTAGGCCTTGCTCTCCGGGATCCTCGTTACTCCTGCCTTTAGAAGTCCGACAGCATTGACGCCCTCGTGGAGAATCAGTGTCGGAACATCGAGGGGCTGGGCCGGCCCTTCGAGTATCGCAACCTCGTAGTCCTCTTCAACGATTTCCTTGCCCTTCAGGAGTATCTTGAGGAGCGGGAACTTCTCCGGGTTTGCCCTGAGGAGGACGCGCTTCGCCTTTCTGATGTCTTCAAGCGTGGCCGTGGAGACACCACCGCTCACGGTCGAGCCTATGGGAATGCCCCTCTCCTCCGCAAAGGCCTTGAGCCGGGCGATTTCCTCGTTCGTCAGCTCTGGTGTCAGGATTAGGGCGTAGCTCCTCTCAGCTATAAAGCGCTTGGCCTCCTCCCAGCTTACGGGCTCGCCGTTGAGGAGCGGGCCGGCAAGGTCTTCTGCCCACGGCCTCTCAAAGCGGCAGTGATCGCAGAGGTGGCCGTTCCACGAGCCTTCCACCCTCGAAGCCCTCACGAGCATGCCGTCGTAGACCTCCACGTTCATCTCGCAGGCGAAGGAGCAGCCGTTGCAGACGGTTTTTATTTTCTTCGTCTTCCACGGGCCGGGCTTGACGAAGGGGAGCTTCTCGGTTATTGCCCCGACCGGACAGATGTCAGTGAGCTCGCCGATGAACCTGCCCTCCACCTCTCCGAGGCTCTCCCCTAGCGGCGGCGAGACCCTCGTCCTGAACCCGCGGTAGAGGTAGTCGAGGACTCCCTCCCCAGCTATTTCGTGAGTGAAGCGGACGCACTGGCCGCAGAGGACGCACTTGTTGTTGTCGAGGGTGACGAACGGATGACTCTCGTCTATCTCGAACCTGTTCTGCTCGCCCTCGAAGGCGTCCTGCCTGGCGTTGTAGAGCGTCGCGTACTCCCTCAGCTTGCAGCGGAAGACCTCCATACAGCCGCAGCTCATACAGCGCTTCGCTTCTTCAAGAACCTGCTCCTCGGTTAGGGCCGGTTCAACCTCCTCGAAGGTTCTCTTCCTCTTTTCCGGATCGAGGAGCTTCACCTTCGCCCTCGGCTTTCTTTCGACATGCTCATAGTCCTTCTCGGTTACTTTCTTCCAGTGGTTGTAGGGTCTGAGGTCGAAGAGAACGTTATAGAGGTCGTCGTCGCTTAATACTTCCTCGATGTGCTTCTCGGGCTCGGTGAGAACTGCTTTGGCCTTTTCCAGCTTGCCCTTGAGGTAGAGGTCTATCATTATCGCGGCCCTTCTTCCGGTGGCTATGCTCTCGATAACCGTTGAGGGCCCGAGGACGAGGTCGCCGCCGGCGAAGACACCGGGAACGCTCGTCTGGAGCGTCACCTCATCAACGAGGGCCTTTCCGCGCCTCGCCTCGATGCCGAGGCTCTTCAGGAACTCCTCGTCGCAGTACTGGCCTATCGCCAGGATGACGTTGTCGGCCTTGACCCTGAACTCCGAGCCCTCAATCGGTATCGGCCTCCTCCTTCCGCTTGAATCTGGCTCGCCGAGGCGCATCTTGATGAGCTCTACCTCCTCAACCTTCCCGTCTCCAATAATCCTCACCGGGTTTGTCAGGAAGAGGAACTCAACGCCTTCCTCCATGGCCTCTTCGACTTCGCGTTCGTTGGCGGGCATCTCTGCCTTCGAACGGCGGTAAACGACGGTAACCTTTGCGCCGAGCCTCAGGGCGGTCCTGGCGACGTCCATGGCAGTGTTTCCGCCGCCGACGACTATGACGCGCTCCCCAAGCTCGACCTTTTCGCCCGTGTTGACCTTCCTGAGGAACTCTATGCCGTGCATAACTCCCTCCAGCTCCTCTCCAGGGATGCCCATCTTCCTGCTCTTCCAGGCACCGACGCCGAGGAAGACCGCATCGTACTTCTCGCGGAGCTCCTCAAGGGTCACGTCCCTTCCGAGGGCGGTGTTGGTCTTCACCTCAATGCCCGTGTTGATGACCGTCGCTATGTCCTTGTCGAGGACGTCCTTCGGGAGCCTGTAGGGCGGTATGCCATAGCGCATCATTCCACCGAGTTCAGGCATCGCCTCAATTATCGTTACCTCATGACCCTTGAGGCGGAGGTAGTAGGCGCAGGCAAGGCCAGCTGGCCCACCGCCGACGACGGCTATCCTCTTTCCGGTTGAGGGCGGAATCTCGGGCATCCACGGGCCGTGCTCGAGGTCGTAGTCCGCGGCAAAGCGCTTGAGCTGCCTTATCGCGAGGGGCTCATCGACGAGGTTCCTTCGGCAGGCCTCCTCACAGAAGGCCGGGCAGACCCTTCCGAGGACAGCCGGTAGGATGTACTTCTCCTTCATCAGCTTGACCGCTTCGTGGTACTTGCCCATCGCTATCAGCGCGAGGTATCCCTGAACGTCGCTGTGGGCTGGGCAGGCGTTCTGACAGGGGCCGATACAGTCACCGTAGTGGTTGGATAAGATGAGTTCAAGCGCGGTCTTCCTCATCGAGACGACTTCATCGGTGAGTGTCTCTACCTCAAGCCCCTCCACCGGCTTGAGGGTGCACGAGGTTGTGACGCCCCTCTTTGTGGAGACGAGGCAGAGCCTGCAGGAGCCGTAGGGGTCAAGCTCTTCATTGTAGCAGAAGCCGGGCACGTGGCCCATCTCGCGGAGGAGCTCTATGAGCGGCCTCCCTTCAGGAGCCTCGACTTCCTTTCCGTTGACCTTGATTTTGACCATCTCACTCACCCCCTGCATCGACTATCTCTATGGCGTTGAACCGGCACACCTCGTAGCACGTCCCGCACTTGATGCACTTCTCCTGGTCAATGACGTGGGGCTTGAGCTTCTCGCCGCTTATCGCCTTGACCGGGCAGAATATGGCACATGCAGTACAGCCGGTGCACTTGTCGGGGATTATGACGTATCTGATGAGCGGCTTACAGACCTTGGCCGGGCACTTCCCTTCGATGTGCGCCAGGTATTCGTCCCTGAAGTAGCGGAGCGTCGTGAGGACGGGGTTTGGAGCAGTCTGTCCGAGACCGCAGAGAGAGCCGGCTTTGACCTGGTAGGCGAGCCTTTCAAGCTTCTCAAGATCTTCCTCAGTTGCCTCGCCCCTCGTGAACTTGTCGAGGATTTCCCACATCCTCTTGGTGCCAAGACGGCAGAAGGTGCACTTTCCGCAGGATTCCTTCACCGTGAAGTCGAGGAAGAACTTGGCGACGTCCACCATACAGGTGTCCTCGTCCATGACGACCATTCCACCGCTCCCCATTA is a genomic window of Thermococcus guaymasensis DSM 11113 containing:
- a CDS encoding pyridoxal-phosphate-dependent aminotransferase family protein; this encodes MELHFDMQYEDAYREVYEMVKPKYKLFTAGPVACFPEVLAIMSVQMFSHRSAEAKEVHVDTLNRLKAFLEADKGEIILFPSSGTGFMEAAVRNAVPHGGKVLVTVIGAFGERFADVVNANGRKAVILRKEPGYAVKPEELDDALRKNPDVHAVTITYNETSTGVLNPLPELAKVVHEHDKLLFVDAVSAMGGADIKFDKWGLDLVFASSQKAFGVPPGLAMAAVSERVFEIAEKMPERGWYFDLPLYRKFNAKKKGTPSTPPLPQIFGLNVVLRIIEKMGGKEAWLDMYRKRSEMIREGVREMGLGILAEPGYESPTITAVVVPEGMKGVDVYNAMRERGFELAKGYGSVAEKTFRIGNMGYMTFDDIREMLDNLREVIEKLKA
- a CDS encoding ATP-binding protein, whose translation is MILASKFIDRERELEFLKEKYDSGAAELIILYGRRRVGKTYLLQRFLSEVNGLYLLAEESETILEDFSERLADYFDDPVLRENPLRNWRAFFAYLAEKSRKRLVVVIDEVQYIAKAHREFLSVLQKYWDTSLSGTKIMLILCGSLVSFMEGVLSAKSPLYGRRTGAWKVEEMGFFSVRKFHPLSLEDAVRVYGVFGGVPQYWADYNPNIDFWENLRRLLLSKGAKYYDEPKYLLREELRDVSRYFSILRAIALGYNRFGQIAEGARIEKNSLGKYLGVLQEMGYVREEFPVTGGRRGIYRISDNLFAFWFRFVYPRKSEIEMGFDVVDEIKEEFNQYLGPVFEEVAKQFLIELNRAGQLPFKFTKIGRWWRRGEEIDLVALNERERKALLVEVKWKELSEREARGILKDLERKAELVGLEGWEKSYGVVAKGVEGKEELKEEGFLVWDLAEFERLI
- a CDS encoding P-loop NTPase family protein, whose amino-acid sequence is MGVYIFKPEDLIRYGSARPEQMELLREAVLEKKDILVVGTSRSGKTKLVEALLHYVPDDWKIAVVTAYGEFKPFKPNIEVIDTAFDRRSTDERTEEVIEKLRKIDPDYIVIDTLHTVSVPRILDRLIDDYAFIITSLAMTNDLKGEVMHWLRIDEKTFDRFDVLVELSRDWRTGMKKINKIYKIENGELKPLV
- a CDS encoding asparagine synthetase A, with amino-acid sequence MNALQIVSRKIDPIVEVQTRAIAYLTGELSRKGFRWLLPVMLSTVTDPLWPDPSAESAIRPPEIEAYGSRLRLMHSMILHKQMAVAMGIDKLFILSPNVRLESRSADDGRHAYEFTQLDFEIAHASMDDVMGLIEELIVGLFRELRPFVWESFERELPKPRRPFKRFTLEEIREEFGSEEEASRELEEPFWIIDIEREFYDREDPERPGHFRNYDLYLPEGYGEVSSGGEREWEYEVIVRKMKRAGISLEAFRPYLEVAKAGLLKPSAGAGIGVERLIRYIVGAKHIAEVQPFPRIPGVPAVI
- a CDS encoding NAD(P)-binding protein, with protein sequence MVKIKVNGKEVEAPEGRPLIELLREMGHVPGFCYNEELDPYGSCRLCLVSTKRGVTTSCTLKPVEGLEVETLTDEVVSMRKTALELILSNHYGDCIGPCQNACPAHSDVQGYLALIAMGKYHEAVKLMKEKYILPAVLGRVCPAFCEEACRRNLVDEPLAIRQLKRFAADYDLEHGPWMPEIPPSTGKRIAVVGGGPAGLACAYYLRLKGHEVTIIEAMPELGGMMRYGIPPYRLPKDVLDKDIATVINTGIEVKTNTALGRDVTLEELREKYDAVFLGVGAWKSRKMGIPGEELEGVMHGIEFLRKVNTGEKVELGERVIVVGGGNTAMDVARTALRLGAKVTVVYRRSKAEMPANEREVEEAMEEGVEFLFLTNPVRIIGDGKVEEVELIKMRLGEPDSSGRRRPIPIEGSEFRVKADNVILAIGQYCDEEFLKSLGIEARRGKALVDEVTLQTSVPGVFAGGDLVLGPSTVIESIATGRRAAIMIDLYLKGKLEKAKAVLTEPEKHIEEVLSDDDLYNVLFDLRPYNHWKKVTEKDYEHVERKPRAKVKLLDPEKRKRTFEEVEPALTEEQVLEEAKRCMSCGCMEVFRCKLREYATLYNARQDAFEGEQNRFEIDESHPFVTLDNNKCVLCGQCVRFTHEIAGEGVLDYLYRGFRTRVSPPLGESLGEVEGRFIGELTDICPVGAITEKLPFVKPGPWKTKKIKTVCNGCSFACEMNVEVYDGMLVRASRVEGSWNGHLCDHCRFERPWAEDLAGPLLNGEPVSWEEAKRFIAERSYALILTPELTNEEIARLKAFAEERGIPIGSTVSGGVSTATLEDIRKAKRVLLRANPEKFPLLKILLKGKEIVEEDYEVAILEGPAQPLDVPTLILHEGVNAVGLLKAGVTRIPESKAYVVVGRAELKLNRDVLVVPAGLWAEKSGTVTNAFGMELKMERAREGYSPLELFS